A stretch of the Coprobacillus cateniformis genome encodes the following:
- the rapZ gene encoding RNase adapter RapZ: MDKIEVVIVTGMSGAGKTQAMAIFENMEYRCIDNYPVALLKEFGDLLRTSTKYSKVAMAVSLGDAILAVRVFSNMDWVDLTVIFLDCEDEVLLSRYKQTRRSHPLMIGNVASSLTEAIQFEREMADPISKLANIIIDTTLLKPIKLQDKLEIYFHKGNQDTFRVSFVSFGYKHGVPKDADLLLDVRFLPNPFYIEELRAQTGNDKAVYDYVMEQPETQEFIEKTIVYYDYLLKKYEEEGKMQMIIGIGCTGGQHRSVTLTNYFADHYSKFYQVYKWHRDADH, translated from the coding sequence ATGGATAAAATAGAAGTTGTCATTGTTACAGGGATGTCAGGTGCAGGAAAAACTCAAGCTATGGCTATCTTTGAAAATATGGAGTATCGCTGCATAGATAATTATCCAGTAGCACTGTTAAAAGAATTTGGAGACTTATTGCGTACATCAACAAAGTATTCAAAAGTTGCTATGGCTGTTTCATTGGGAGATGCCATTCTTGCTGTCCGTGTTTTTTCAAATATGGATTGGGTTGATTTAACAGTAATCTTTTTAGATTGTGAAGATGAAGTTTTATTATCACGTTATAAACAAACAAGGCGTTCACATCCATTAATGATTGGAAATGTGGCTTCTTCCTTAACAGAGGCGATTCAGTTTGAACGTGAAATGGCTGATCCTATTAGTAAATTAGCCAATATTATTATCGATACAACATTACTGAAACCAATAAAATTACAAGATAAATTAGAAATCTACTTTCATAAAGGAAATCAAGATACATTCCGTGTTTCATTTGTATCATTTGGATACAAACATGGAGTTCCTAAAGATGCTGACCTTTTATTAGATGTTAGGTTCTTGCCAAACCCTTTCTATATTGAGGAGTTAAGAGCACAAACAGGAAATGATAAAGCTGTTTATGATTATGTTATGGAACAACCAGAAACACAGGAGTTTATAGAGAAAACAATTGTATATTATGATTATCTGTTAAAGAAATATGAAGAAGAAGGAAAAATGCAAATGATTATTGGAATTGGCTGTACTGGTGGACAACACCGCTCTGTAACATTAACCAATTATTTTGCTGATCATTATTCAAAATTCTATCAAGTTTATAAATGGCATCGTGATGCTGATCATTAG
- a CDS encoding HAD-IIB family hydrolase — MIKMLFSDMDGTIIDFNEMKHEHDKEMLEELKKQGHLIAFNTGRNFQEAYYCIDRHHFPYDYLILNNGAHIVNKEGKELFKKIIPQHVGRKIIEYAMNFTNLFVFFYDGKRTLGHCNGQTYEHSSGGNREIHDVCFQEAYLQVDEFDIIAVHQVDEGDRDILKIQKYIQDNFSQYAVGTLNTHYLDITASGCSKGTGITVLKELLNEKVETYCIGDSFNDISMFEVSDHAYTFQHVSSTIYQHADKKVNYVYDVIDDMLGGKRE, encoded by the coding sequence ATGATAAAGATGTTATTTAGTGATATGGATGGGACAATTATAGATTTCAATGAAATGAAACATGAACATGATAAAGAGATGTTAGAAGAATTAAAGAAACAAGGTCATTTGATTGCTTTTAATACAGGTAGAAATTTTCAAGAAGCATATTATTGTATAGATCGTCATCACTTCCCATATGATTATTTAATTTTAAATAATGGTGCTCATATTGTAAATAAAGAGGGAAAAGAACTTTTTAAGAAAATTATTCCTCAGCATGTTGGTAGGAAAATTATAGAATATGCAATGAACTTTACAAACTTATTTGTTTTCTTTTATGATGGAAAAAGGACTTTAGGACATTGTAATGGTCAAACTTATGAACATTCATCAGGTGGAAATAGAGAAATTCATGATGTTTGTTTTCAAGAAGCATATCTTCAAGTAGATGAATTTGATATCATTGCAGTACATCAAGTGGATGAAGGTGATAGAGATATTTTAAAGATTCAAAAGTATATTCAAGATAACTTTAGTCAATATGCAGTTGGAACATTAAATACACATTATTTAGATATTACAGCAAGTGGCTGTAGTAAAGGCACTGGTATTACAGTTCTTAAAGAATTGTTGAACGAAAAGGTTGAGACATATTGTATTGGAGATTCATTTAATGATATTTCAATGTTTGAAGTCTCAGACCACGCATATACGTTTCAGCATGTTTCGTCCACTATTTATCAGCATGCTGATAAAAAAGTGAATTATGTTTATGATGTCATAGATGATATGTTAGGAGGAAAAAGAGAATGA
- the nrdI gene encoding class Ib ribonucleoside-diphosphate reductase assembly flavoprotein NrdI gives MKIVYASRTGHVEILMNKLNINNPTRIMSGDEKVDEDFLLFTYTDGYGDIPAEVETFLEHHVSYIKGVIASGDTGYGEAFAQSGNKISEAYNVPYLYKIENEGTEQDIIAIQKILTEF, from the coding sequence ATGAAAATAGTATATGCGTCAAGAACTGGTCATGTTGAAATCTTGATGAACAAATTAAATATAAATAATCCAACTCGTATTATGAGTGGTGATGAAAAAGTGGATGAGGATTTCTTATTATTCACATATACTGATGGATATGGTGATATCCCCGCAGAAGTTGAAACTTTCTTAGAGCATCATGTATCTTATATTAAAGGAGTTATTGCTAGCGGTGATACAGGTTATGGTGAAGCTTTTGCACAATCTGGAAATAAAATTAGTGAAGCATATAATGTTCCTTATTTATATAAAATTGAAAATGAAGGAACAGAACAAGATATTATTGCAATTCAAAAAATATTAACTGAATTCTAA
- a CDS encoding zinc ribbon domain-containing protein: MKKCPRCGHEVNNNEKYCPHCGLDLQERYRAIKPKNKAMTYLLYVIIFFSFITIPLFYSRLLNAIDNDVTQLNEEKIELPKIEDTQPTSILAVYDTLADFQKQFTNVNTIVDAISQYEASLTQRGDYTFDKTYHLVILNNYDIYYTLTYTTQINENLSVTIQRQYDRSHTYNTEEITFKHTGATTFNELFLNEEELKIVKTFTGEQKITDELIADFSKRQDEFDTKKKTLGHYGLGNYNGRSSFVAHRQGESYYSELVYNHEVKDYIH; this comes from the coding sequence ATGAAAAAGTGCCCAAGATGTGGTCATGAAGTGAATAATAATGAAAAATATTGTCCCCATTGTGGATTAGATTTACAAGAAAGATATCGAGCTATTAAGCCTAAAAACAAGGCGATGACATATTTACTATATGTTATTATCTTCTTTTCATTTATCACGATTCCTCTTTTTTATAGTCGTTTATTGAATGCTATAGATAATGATGTAACACAGTTAAATGAAGAGAAAATTGAATTGCCAAAAATCGAAGATACCCAACCGACGTCTATATTAGCAGTTTATGATACACTTGCTGATTTTCAAAAACAATTTACAAATGTCAACACAATTGTTGATGCAATTTCTCAATATGAAGCATCACTTACTCAACGAGGTGATTATACATTTGATAAGACATATCATCTTGTTATTTTAAATAATTATGATATTTATTATACATTAACCTATACAACACAGATTAATGAAAATTTAAGTGTGACTATCCAACGACAATATGATCGTTCACATACTTATAATACTGAAGAAATCACTTTTAAACATACAGGAGCAACAACATTTAATGAATTGTTCTTGAATGAAGAAGAATTAAAAATCGTCAAAACTTTTACAGGTGAACAAAAAATTACTGATGAATTAATTGCAGATTTTTCAAAGCGTCAAGATGAATTTGATACTAAGAAAAAAACATTAGGTCATTATGGATTAGGTAACTACAATGGTCGTTCTTCATTTGTCGCTCATAGACAGGGTGAAAGTTATTACTCAGAATTGGTTTATAACCATGAAGTAAAAGATTATATTCATTAA
- a CDS encoding GntR family transcriptional regulator has product MKENQYQYIKIKDYIQKNIQKGVYKDDRIESENCLAKQFHVSRMTVRQALLSLQQEGLIYTVPKKGAYVQKQKSLKTLDGLQSFSEDVSRLEGDISSQIILCQKEKTDDMKLQSLGLLDKNQEVWHIVRVRYMDREPIAYEDGYYHGGLVPDISVQVLQQSLYAYFENELQLNIAYSHQQIDACLAEQFAHYLEISKEQPLLRILQTTYLKDDVCLEYGYTYYRVDKYSFNQIAYRKKGDL; this is encoded by the coding sequence ATGAAAGAAAATCAATATCAGTATATAAAAATTAAAGATTATATACAGAAGAATATTCAAAAAGGAGTTTATAAGGATGATAGAATTGAGAGTGAAAATTGTTTGGCTAAGCAATTTCATGTTTCAAGGATGACTGTTAGGCAGGCTTTATTATCTTTGCAACAAGAAGGACTGATTTATACTGTACCTAAAAAAGGTGCGTATGTTCAAAAACAAAAATCCTTAAAGACGTTAGATGGATTACAGAGTTTTAGTGAAGATGTTTCACGTTTAGAAGGAGATATTTCTTCACAAATTATTCTTTGTCAAAAAGAAAAAACGGATGATATGAAATTGCAATCTTTAGGATTGTTAGATAAAAATCAGGAAGTTTGGCATATTGTGAGGGTACGTTATATGGATCGTGAGCCCATTGCTTATGAAGATGGTTATTATCATGGAGGTCTTGTTCCAGATATTTCAGTTCAAGTTTTACAACAGTCTTTATATGCTTATTTTGAAAATGAACTTCAATTAAATATTGCTTATTCACATCAACAGATTGATGCTTGCTTGGCTGAACAATTTGCTCATTACTTGGAAATTTCAAAAGAGCAACCATTGTTGAGAATCTTACAAACAACCTATCTTAAAGATGATGTATGTCTTGAATATGGATATACATATTATCGTGTAGATAAGTATAGCTTTAATCAAATAGCTTATAGAAAGAAGGGAGATTTATGA
- a CDS encoding alpha/beta hydrolase produces the protein MIKKITTYITPFQLERTLHIALPDNYYETQVHYPVMYMYDGHNLFQDHDATYGKSWGLEDFLNDYDKPFIIVGIECNHEGQERLNEFSPYTFDNSYFGHINGKGEILMDWVIEELKPFIDEHYRTIPFRECTGIGGSSMGGLMALYTVIKYNIYFSKAACLSSAISMCMPQLKNELQEAFIDSDTRVYMSFGTKEVRGKKGIELMKNNLNEIEKQFYLRGASFHLNIIKNGQHNEASWEKENKVYFDYLWK, from the coding sequence ATGATTAAAAAGATAACGACTTATATAACACCTTTTCAATTAGAACGAACGCTTCATATTGCATTACCAGATAACTATTATGAAACACAAGTTCATTATCCTGTTATGTATATGTATGATGGACATAATTTATTTCAAGATCATGATGCGACTTATGGAAAGTCATGGGGACTTGAAGACTTTCTAAATGATTATGATAAACCTTTTATTATTGTTGGAATTGAGTGTAATCATGAAGGACAGGAAAGATTAAATGAGTTTTCTCCTTATACATTTGACAATTCCTATTTTGGTCATATCAATGGTAAAGGAGAAATATTAATGGATTGGGTTATTGAAGAATTAAAACCTTTCATTGATGAACACTACCGTACAATACCATTTCGTGAATGCACCGGCATTGGTGGAAGCTCAATGGGTGGACTCATGGCACTTTATACAGTTATTAAGTACAATATATATTTTTCAAAAGCTGCTTGTCTGTCCTCAGCAATTTCAATGTGCATGCCCCAGCTGAAAAACGAGTTGCAGGAAGCATTTATTGATTCTGATACACGAGTCTATATGAGTTTTGGTACAAAAGAAGTCAGAGGGAAAAAGGGAATTGAATTAATGAAAAACAATTTAAATGAAATTGAAAAACAATTTTACTTAAGGGGTGCTTCCTTTCACTTGAACATTATAAAAAATGGACAACATAATGAAGCATCTTGGGAAAAAGAGAATAAAGTCTATTTTGACTATTTATGGAAGTAA
- the ppaX gene encoding pyrophosphatase PpaX yields the protein MKKALAIIFDLDGTLLNTDLLIQKTFEHVFEKYKPGYTLSKEEHLSFLGPTLTATFERYFPENMIEELIEYYREYNHAHHEDYVTIYPTVKETLESLKKDNYPLAVVTTKSTHAAYLGLELFDITKYFDIVLGMEDVKNVKPDPEGIKKAMETMKCSNAIYVGDNQTDIQAGKNAEIYTAGVKWSPKGTSAMESLHPDFMIDRMDDILKLIERID from the coding sequence ATGAAAAAAGCTTTGGCTATTATATTTGATTTAGATGGAACATTATTAAATACTGATTTATTAATTCAAAAAACATTTGAACATGTTTTTGAAAAATATAAACCTGGATATACTTTAAGTAAGGAAGAGCACTTATCTTTTTTAGGACCTACATTAACAGCAACGTTTGAAAGATATTTTCCTGAAAATATGATTGAAGAACTCATTGAATATTATCGTGAGTATAATCATGCGCATCATGAGGACTATGTAACAATATATCCAACAGTAAAAGAAACTTTAGAAAGCTTGAAAAAGGATAATTATCCTTTAGCTGTTGTCACAACAAAATCAACACATGCAGCTTATCTAGGTTTAGAACTTTTTGATATAACAAAATATTTTGATATTGTTTTGGGTATGGAAGATGTTAAGAATGTAAAACCAGATCCTGAAGGAATTAAAAAGGCAATGGAGACTATGAAGTGTTCAAATGCCATATATGTTGGTGATAATCAAACAGATATTCAGGCAGGAAAAAATGCTGAAATTTATACAGCAGGCGTGAAGTGGTCACCAAAAGGAACAAGTGCTATGGAATCATTGCATCCAGATTTCATGATTGATCGTATGGATGATATATTAAAGTTAATAGAGAGGATTGATTAG
- a CDS encoding MupG family TIM beta-alpha barrel fold protein, producing MKEIGISVYPDFDDLETIKKTLDTAKELGYKDIFTSIELGDLGFENTTIGINDKFQFLFEYCHQLDLEIHVDINDRMLKHIGGAPDNLKPVFDLKIKVLRLDSGFTHQEIALMTKNPYGIIIEENASMLQFPKERIETIVSEGNIQQYYACHNFFPLNETGLRYEDALASAKLFKSYGIKVGIFIGSLYSSRDLNDVGDYIVTIEDHRYKPSYIQAMELFVHPEFDFIIFGDSHPRLDELQKVSQVAQYDCLDFLSTQYDMSRLDKNDIKGLYCVEIPVWFDIDLDEDIKKRLTHMVFLPRSDQPELMVRGTQSRDICACTRYNPLKREAYSLVMINEFANRYNGELQIPLTDLPAVRYANVIGQVKPYARRLVELIQYGQALFVLKED from the coding sequence ATGAAAGAAATCGGTATTTCTGTTTATCCTGATTTTGATGATTTAGAAACAATTAAAAAGACATTGGATACTGCAAAAGAATTAGGATACAAAGATATTTTTACATCTATAGAACTTGGTGATTTAGGATTTGAAAATACAACAATTGGAATAAATGATAAATTTCAATTTTTATTTGAATATTGTCATCAGTTAGATTTAGAAATACATGTTGATATCAATGATAGAATGTTAAAACACATAGGTGGGGCACCTGATAATCTTAAACCAGTTTTCGACCTCAAGATAAAAGTATTACGTTTAGATAGTGGTTTTACGCATCAAGAAATAGCTTTGATGACCAAGAATCCTTATGGCATTATCATTGAAGAAAATGCTTCTATGCTACAATTTCCTAAAGAGAGAATAGAAACAATTGTTAGCGAAGGAAATATTCAGCAATATTATGCCTGCCATAACTTTTTTCCACTCAATGAAACAGGATTAAGATATGAAGATGCTTTAGCTTCAGCGAAACTGTTTAAAAGTTATGGGATCAAAGTAGGTATCTTTATTGGTTCATTATATTCTAGTCGTGATTTAAATGATGTGGGAGACTATATTGTCACAATAGAAGATCATAGATATAAACCATCATATATACAAGCTATGGAGTTATTTGTTCATCCAGAATTTGATTTTATTATTTTTGGTGATAGTCATCCACGTTTAGACGAATTACAAAAAGTGAGTCAAGTTGCTCAGTATGATTGTTTAGACTTTCTATCAACTCAATATGATATGAGTAGATTGGACAAAAATGATATCAAAGGATTATATTGTGTGGAAATACCTGTTTGGTTTGATATAGATTTAGATGAAGATATTAAAAAAAGATTGACTCATATGGTTTTCTTACCACGCTCAGATCAACCAGAATTGATGGTGCGTGGAACACAGTCAAGAGATATATGTGCTTGTACTCGTTATAATCCTTTGAAAAGAGAAGCATATTCGTTAGTAATGATAAATGAATTTGCAAATCGTTATAATGGTGAACTTCAAATTCCACTAACTGATTTACCAGCAGTGCGTTACGCAAATGTCATTGGTCAAGTGAAGCCATATGCTAGGAGGTTAGTTGAACTTATACAATATGGACAGGCTTTATTTGTTCTTAAGGAGGATTAA
- the hisC gene encoding histidinol-phosphate transaminase, producing MSWQEKLRNVEPYQAGEQPKIKNLIKLNTNENPYHPGEKVISAISDFDAAILSLYPNPDADDLKHSLAQYHGLKDEQVFLGNGSDEVLALIFLTCFNGQAPVLFPDISYSFYPVYCELYDLNYEMIPLNEHFEIIKEDYYKENSGIIFPNPNAPTGLLVSLDFIEDILKHNQNSIVVVDEAYIDFGGESAVTLLEKYPHLLITQTFSKFRSLAGIRLGVALGNQEIIAKLYDVKNSFNSYPIDSLAQVIGKASIDDSFYIKDNARKIIETREYTKRELKNLGFEMPDSYANFIFIKHPQKDAEEIFKKLRENGILVRYFKKPRIDQYLRVTIGTQEQMEIFIENIKKIID from the coding sequence ATGAGTTGGCAAGAAAAATTAAGAAATGTAGAACCATATCAGGCTGGAGAACAACCAAAGATCAAGAATTTGATTAAATTAAATACCAACGAAAATCCTTATCATCCAGGTGAAAAAGTGATTTCAGCAATCAGTGATTTTGATGCTGCTATCTTATCATTGTATCCTAATCCTGATGCTGATGATTTAAAACATAGTCTTGCTCAGTATCATGGTCTCAAAGATGAACAAGTCTTTTTAGGAAATGGTTCAGATGAAGTTTTGGCACTTATTTTCTTAACTTGTTTTAATGGTCAGGCTCCTGTTTTATTTCCAGATATCAGTTATTCATTTTATCCTGTATATTGCGAACTTTATGATTTGAATTATGAAATGATTCCATTAAATGAACATTTTGAAATTATCAAAGAAGATTATTATAAAGAAAATTCTGGGATTATTTTTCCTAATCCTAATGCACCTACAGGTCTTTTGGTTTCACTTGATTTTATAGAAGATATCTTAAAGCATAATCAAAACAGTATTGTCGTTGTTGATGAAGCTTATATTGATTTTGGAGGAGAAAGTGCAGTCACACTACTAGAAAAATACCCTCATCTGTTAATTACACAGACTTTTTCTAAATTTAGATCTCTAGCTGGTATTCGCTTAGGTGTTGCTTTAGGAAACCAAGAAATCATTGCAAAGCTATATGATGTTAAAAATTCTTTTAATTCTTATCCAATAGATAGCTTGGCACAAGTGATTGGAAAGGCAAGTATAGACGATAGTTTCTATATTAAGGACAATGCACGAAAAATTATAGAAACAAGAGAATATACAAAAAGAGAACTTAAGAATTTAGGTTTTGAGATGCCAGATTCTTATGCTAATTTTATTTTTATCAAACACCCTCAAAAAGATGCTGAAGAAATATTTAAAAAATTAAGAGAGAATGGCATTCTGGTACGTTATTTTAAAAAACCAAGAATTGACCAATATCTACGTGTTACAATTGGTACTCAAGAACAAATGGAAATATTTATTGAAAATATAAAAAAGATAATAGACTAA
- a CDS encoding SIS domain-containing protein, which yields MQEQFAQKMIEILNLFTETQSENMKTVADIIVDRIKEGGRFFVFGTGHSHMVGEEFYARAGGLACVQLIAPMELTLGEHPLKSTQIERIAEYAHVIMMQYGFKDKDIILISSNSGRNAMPVELAMACHELGMCTIAFTNLKHSQVVTSRHSRGLKLYQVCDYVIDNCGVVGDAMMEVKGVKGQMGASSSLIGMFMAQTLSMLIAQKLAEVGIEPPVFLSANVDEGDAWNQKIMSEYYHI from the coding sequence ATGCAAGAACAATTCGCTCAAAAAATGATTGAAATTTTAAATTTATTTACAGAAACCCAATCAGAAAATATGAAGACTGTTGCGGACATAATTGTTGATAGAATTAAAGAGGGTGGAAGATTCTTTGTGTTTGGAACGGGTCATTCACATATGGTAGGTGAGGAGTTCTATGCGAGAGCAGGGGGGCTTGCTTGTGTTCAACTTATTGCTCCAATGGAATTGACGTTAGGAGAACACCCATTAAAGTCAACTCAAATTGAAAGAATTGCTGAATATGCACATGTGATTATGATGCAGTACGGATTCAAAGATAAAGATATTATTCTCATTTCGTCTAATTCAGGACGAAATGCTATGCCAGTTGAACTTGCTATGGCATGTCATGAATTGGGGATGTGCACAATTGCCTTTACCAATTTAAAACATTCTCAGGTTGTAACAAGTCGTCATAGTCGTGGTCTTAAACTCTATCAAGTTTGTGATTATGTTATTGATAATTGTGGTGTTGTTGGTGATGCTATGATGGAGGTGAAAGGTGTAAAAGGACAGATGGGGGCAAGTTCTAGTTTGATAGGAATGTTTATGGCTCAAACTTTATCCATGCTTATAGCTCAAAAACTTGCTGAAGTAGGAATTGAACCACCTGTTTTCCTTAGTGCTAATGTTGATGAAGGAGATGCTTGGAATCAAAAAATAATGTCTGAATATTATCATATTTAA
- a CDS encoding thiol reductase thioredoxin: protein MKKIICFLLSILVLWGCSSTDTASKIQIQGIENINYEKLTQNLNSNVKFILYIGRPDCGDCQEFYPILEEYIENHEGSGIYYLNIKDFRDRAKAESATKEEKDFYDNLYKELHFDWTPTIHIISNGKFIKTYQYLDEDYIEIKDREKQKAKRQEFLDQFQVFMDDYFKEDL from the coding sequence ATGAAAAAAATAATATGTTTTCTTTTGTCTATTCTTGTTTTATGGGGGTGTTCAAGCACAGATACAGCCTCAAAAATACAAATTCAAGGAATTGAAAATATTAATTATGAAAAGTTAACACAAAATTTAAATTCAAATGTTAAATTTATATTGTATATAGGAAGACCTGACTGTGGAGATTGTCAGGAATTTTATCCAATTTTAGAAGAGTATATTGAAAATCATGAAGGAAGCGGTATCTATTATCTAAATATTAAAGATTTTAGAGATCGTGCTAAAGCGGAGAGTGCAACTAAGGAAGAAAAAGATTTCTATGATAATCTTTACAAGGAATTACATTTTGATTGGACTCCAACCATTCATATTATTTCAAATGGAAAGTTTATAAAAACTTATCAGTATCTAGATGAAGATTATATAGAAATTAAGGATCGAGAGAAACAAAAAGCGAAAAGACAGGAGTTTTTAGATCAATTTCAAGTTTTTATGGATGATTATTTTAAGGAGGATTTATAA
- the trxB gene encoding thioredoxin-disulfide reductase, with protein sequence MVDLIVIGAGPSGLTAALYATRAGASVIVLDGGAPGGKLNLTAEIENYPGMMKKGPELAYSMYEQCLSFGAKYEYGEVTHIEDKGEHKIVHTADQQYDGKYVFIATGTKERKMNIPGEDEMSGRGVSYCAVCDGPFFKNKTVCVVGGGNSAIEEAIYLSDIVKQVHVIVRRDVLRADQYLIDKLKQKENIEMHYLKKPSSVKSQDNKVSGLVIEDSNTGELSLIPTDGIFPFIGLDPISGFVKDLEIVNERGYIEVDENQETSVKGIFAGGDVTEKNLRQVITAANDGAIAGQYIASLLK encoded by the coding sequence ATGGTAGATTTAATTGTTATTGGAGCTGGACCATCTGGCTTGACAGCGGCTTTATATGCAACACGTGCAGGGGCAAGTGTAATTGTTTTAGATGGAGGGGCACCAGGTGGAAAATTAAACCTGACTGCTGAAATTGAAAATTATCCAGGTATGATGAAAAAAGGGCCTGAGTTAGCCTATTCAATGTATGAACAATGCTTGTCATTTGGGGCTAAGTATGAATATGGTGAAGTGACTCATATTGAAGATAAGGGAGAACATAAAATCGTTCATACTGCTGACCAGCAATATGATGGAAAATATGTCTTTATTGCAACTGGAACAAAAGAAAGAAAGATGAATATTCCTGGTGAAGATGAAATGAGTGGACGAGGTGTTTCTTATTGTGCTGTGTGTGATGGTCCATTCTTTAAAAATAAGACAGTATGTGTTGTTGGTGGTGGAAATTCAGCAATTGAAGAAGCTATTTATTTGAGTGATATTGTTAAGCAAGTTCATGTGATTGTGCGTCGTGATGTTTTAAGAGCAGATCAATATCTCATTGATAAATTAAAACAAAAAGAAAATATTGAAATGCATTATTTAAAGAAACCATCCTCAGTTAAATCACAAGATAATAAAGTGAGCGGTCTGGTTATAGAAGATTCAAATACAGGAGAGTTGTCTTTAATTCCTACAGATGGAATATTCCCATTTATAGGATTGGACCCAATTAGTGGTTTTGTAAAAGACTTAGAAATAGTTAATGAACGAGGATATATTGAAGTTGACGAAAATCAGGAAACGAGTGTGAAAGGTATTTTTGCAGGTGGAGATGTTACAGAGAAGAATTTACGTCAAGTGATTACAGCAGCAAATGATGGTGCAATTGCTGGACAATATATTGCATCATTATTAAAGTAG